The following proteins are encoded in a genomic region of Glycine max cultivar Williams 82 chromosome 18, Glycine_max_v4.0, whole genome shotgun sequence:
- the LOC100806074 gene encoding laccase-17 produces the protein MDFPHFPSFASLRVLLFCFCVMTLFPEFVVSITRHYTFNVEYLNVTRLCHTRNILSVNGKFPGPRLVAREGDRVVVKVVNHVSNNVTIHWHGIRQMTTGWADGPAYVTQCPIQTNQSYTYNFTIVGQRGTLLWHAHISWLRATIYGPIIILPKQNESYPFEKPHKEIPILFGEWFNVDPEAVISQALQTGGGPNVSDAYTINGLPGPLYNCSSKDTYTLKVKPGKTYLLRLINAALNEELFFSIANHTLTVVEADAKYTKPFDTDTLLIAPGQTTNVFLKTKPYFPNATFQMAARPYFTGRGTFDNSTTAGTLIYKQHSNVKNLTLLKPTLPPINATSFVANFTAKFRSLASAKFPVKVPQKVDRKFFFTVGLGTNPCPKNTTCQGPSNNTKFAASVNNISFALPSSVSIMQAYYSSQANGVFKTDFPATPLNPFNYTGTPPNNTMVTNDTKLVVLKFNTSVELVLQDTSILGAESHPLHLHGYDFFVVGQGFGNYDPNNDPARFNLIDPVERNTAGVPAGGWIAIRFFADNPGVWFMHCHLDLHTSWGLRMAWLVLDGPEPNQKLQPPPSDLPKC, from the exons ATGGATTTCCCCCACTTTCCTTCATTTGCATCTCTCAGAGTTCTTCTGTTTTGTTTCTGCGTTATGACATTGTTTCCTGAGTTTGTAGTGAGCATAACAAGGCACTACACCTTTAAC GTCGAGTACCTGAACGTCACTAGATTGTGCCACACAAGGAATATTCTGAGTGTGAATGGAAAATTCCCAGGACCTCGCTTGGTGGCAAGGGAAGGCGATAGGGTTGTGGTTAAGGTGGTCAACCATGTCTCAAACAATGTAACCATTCATTG GCATGGCATCCGTCAAATGACAACTGGGTGGGCTGATGGACCAGCATATGTGACACAGTGTCCTATACAAACCAACCAGTCATACACATACAACTTCACCATCGTTGGGCAGAGAGGGACTCTGCTTTGGCATGCTCACATATCATGGCTAAGAGCAACCATTTATGGACCCATCATCATCCTCCCCAAGCAGAACGAGTCTTATCCATTCGAGAAGCCACACAAAGAAATCCCCATTCTTTTTG GGGAATGGTTTAATGTTGACCCAGAAGCTGTTATAAGTCAAGCCTTGCAGACAGGAGGGGGACCCAATGTTTCAGATGCATACACCATTAATGGACTTCCCGGGCCTTTGTATAATTGTTCTTCTAAAG ATACATACACACTAAAGGTGAAGCCAGGCAAGACATATCTGCTAAGACTAATCAATGCTGCACTCAACGAAGAGCTTTTCTTCAGCATAGCTAACCACACCCTAACTGTGGTTGAAGCGGATGCCAAATACACCAAACCATTTGACACAGACACACTCCTCATAGCCCCTGGCCAAACCACAAACGTGTTTCTCAAAACCAAGCCATATTTTCCCAATGCCACATTCCAAATGGCTGCTAGGCCTTATTTCACAGGCCGTGGCACCTTTGACAACTCCACAACCGCAGGTACCCTCATCTACAAGCAACATTCCAATGTCAAAAATCTCACCCTTCTCAAACCAACTTTGCCACCAATAAACGCCACAAGCTTTGTGGCAAACTTCACTGCAAAATTCAGAAGCTTGGCAAGTGCTAAATTCCCTGTCAAGGTACCTCAAAAAGTGGACAGAAAATTTTTCTTCACTGTGGGGCTAGGGACTAATCCTTGCCCCAAAAACACAACATGCCAAGGGCCAAGTAATAACACCAAATTTGCAGCCTCAGTGAACAACATTTCTTTTGCACTTCCATCATCTGTTTCCATCATGCAGGCATACTATTCTAGCCAGGCCAATGGGGTTTTCAagactgattttcctgccaccCCTTTGAACCCTTTCAACTACACAGGAACACCTCCAAACAACACAATGGTCACCAATGACACAAAGCTGGTGGTGCTCAAGTTTAACACCAGTGTGGAGTTGGTGCTGCAGGACACTAGTATTCTTGGGGCTGAGAGCCATCCCTTGCATCTTCATGGTTATGACTTCTTTGTTGTGGGGCAAGGGTTTGGAAACTATGATCCCAACAATGACCCTGCAAGGTTTAATCTGATTGACCCTGTTGAGAGGAACACTGCTGGTGTTCCTGCTGGTGGTTGGATTGCTATTCGATTCTTTGCAGACAACCCAG GGGTGTGGTTCATGCACTGTC